A part of Peromyscus maniculatus bairdii isolate BWxNUB_F1_BW_parent chromosome 10, HU_Pman_BW_mat_3.1, whole genome shotgun sequence genomic DNA contains:
- the Npffr2 gene encoding neuropeptide FF receptor 2 encodes MSRKWDSNSSENWNHTWSSNDTQHPWYSDINITYVNYYLHQPQVAAIFISSYFLIFFLCMVGNTVVCFIVIRNKHMHTVTNFFILNLAISDLLVGIFCMPITLLDNIIAGWPFGSSMCKISGLVQGISVSASVFTLVAIAVDRFRCVVYPFKPKLTIKTAFVTIVIIWGLAIAIMSPSAIMLHVQEEKYYRVRLGSHNKTSTVYWCREDWPNQEMRRIYTTVLFATIYLAPLSLIVVMYARIGTSLFKTSANCSGKQRQEQWHVSKKKQKVIKMLLTVALLFMLSWLPLWTLMMLSDYADLSPNKLRVINIYIYPFAHWLAFCNSSVNPIIYGFFNENFRSGFQDAFQICQKKTKPQEAYVLRAKSNMVINTSGLLVQQPASQNLGGEHLICGKSAENPTQESLVEDMREATNSTEV; translated from the exons ATGAGCAGGAAATGGGACTCAAACTCTTCAGAAAACTGGAATCACACCTGGAGTAGCAATGACACACAGCATCCCTGGTACTCTGATATCAACATCACCTATGTGAACTATTATCTTCACCAGCCTCAAGTGGCAGCGATCTTCATTAGTTCCTACTTCCTGATCTTTTTCCTGTGCATGGTGGGAAATACTGTAGTTTGCTTTATTGTAATAAGgaacaaacacatgcacactgtgactAATTTCTTCATCTTAAACCTGGCAATAAGTGATTTGCTGGTTGGAATATTCTGCATGCCTATCACATTGCTGGACAACATCATAGCAG GATGGCCATTTGGAAGCAGCATGTGCAAGATCAGTGGGCTGGTGCAGGGAATATCAGTCTCCGCTTCAGTCTTTACCTTGGTTGCCATAGCCGTGGACAG ATTCCGGTGTGTGGTCTACCCCTTTAAGCCAAAGCTCACTATCAAGACAGCATTTGTCACTATTGTGATCATCTGGGGCCTGGCCATCGCCATTATGTCTCCATCTGCAATAATGTTACACGTACAAGAAGAAAAATACTACCGTGTGAGACTGGGCTCCCACAATAAAACCAGCACAGTCTACTGGTGTCGGGAGGACTGGCCGAACCAGGAAATGAGGAGGATCTACACGACTGTGCTGTTTGCCACCATCTACCTGGCTCCGCTGTCCCTCATTGTTGTCATGTATGCACGGATTGGGACTTCCCTCTTCAAGACTTCAGCAAATTGCTCCGGAAAGCAGCGCCAGGAGCAGTGGCATGTAtccaagaagaaacagaaggtcaTCAAGATGCTGTTGACTGTGGCCCTCCTTTTTATGCTTTCCTGGCTGCCCCTATGGACTCTGATGATGCTCTCAGACTATGCTGACCTGTCTCCTAACAAACTGCGTGTCATCAACATCTACATCTACCCCTTCGCCCACTGGCTTGCCTTTTGCAACAGCAGTGTCAACCCCATCATTTATGGtttctttaatgaaaattttCGCAGTGGTTTCCAAGACGCATTCCAGATCtgccaaaagaaaaccaaaccccAGGAAGCCTATGTCCTAAGAGCTAAAAGCAACATGGTCATAAACACATCTGGCCTGCTGGTCCAGCAACCTGCATCTCAAAACCTAGGTGGGGAACATTTGATATGTGGAAAAAGTGCTGAAAATCCCACACAGGAATCCCTGGTGGAAGACATGAGAGAAGCTACTAATAGTACTGAGGTTTAA